One Undibacter mobilis genomic region harbors:
- a CDS encoding NAD-dependent epimerase/dehydratase family protein, whose protein sequence is MNTLLLTGGRGMVGSEVLRYFRMRGWRAIVACSGRVETCDDAVEVIPFDLSAVAENTALEAAMRKVTAVVHCAALLPSGGLLRTSAGARQLYDLNSLGSYNLMQMAVCNDVRQFVYISTANLYGSATIQIEESMIATPTDSYMLSKLACEEAAKMFGRSSKTRFIGLRISAPYGAAFNIKAVIPTFVQRAFAGEALELQGSGKREQVFTYVGDIARACFSAVTFEASGICNIAGPGPVTMAQLAQSVIKAVGNADASIKFSGDPDPNEGARRQISIAHAKQLLNWEPTYDLDRGLEAMVAHLCNPPPAILRTIPA, encoded by the coding sequence CGCTTCTTCTTACCGGTGGAAGAGGGATGGTCGGAAGCGAGGTACTGCGCTATTTCCGGATGCGGGGCTGGCGCGCCATCGTTGCTTGCAGCGGGCGTGTGGAGACCTGCGACGATGCTGTCGAGGTCATTCCTTTCGATCTTTCCGCCGTGGCGGAAAATACTGCCCTTGAAGCGGCGATGCGGAAAGTAACCGCCGTGGTGCATTGTGCCGCTTTACTGCCATCAGGCGGCTTGCTGCGAACGAGCGCGGGAGCCCGGCAGCTGTACGATCTCAACAGCCTGGGCAGCTACAATTTGATGCAGATGGCCGTGTGCAACGATGTCCGCCAATTCGTTTATATATCGACAGCCAATCTGTACGGCTCCGCGACGATTCAGATCGAAGAATCAATGATCGCGACGCCGACGGATTCCTATATGCTTTCCAAGCTTGCTTGCGAGGAAGCGGCAAAGATGTTCGGCCGGTCGTCGAAGACGCGCTTTATTGGCCTTCGGATCAGCGCGCCTTACGGTGCCGCCTTTAACATCAAGGCTGTGATCCCGACTTTCGTGCAACGCGCTTTCGCCGGCGAAGCGCTCGAACTGCAGGGCAGCGGCAAGCGCGAGCAGGTCTTTACCTATGTCGGTGATATTGCTCGCGCCTGCTTCAGCGCCGTTACGTTCGAGGCGTCTGGTATATGCAACATCGCCGGCCCGGGGCCGGTCACGATGGCCCAACTGGCCCAGTCCGTCATAAAGGCGGTGGGCAATGCCGACGCCAGCATCAAATTCAGCGGCGACCCCGATCCCAACGAAGGCGCCCGCCGGCAGATTTCCATCGCGCATGCCAAACAGCTGCTCAATTGGGAACCGACCTACGACCTTGATCGCGGATTGGAAGCAATGGTTGCCCATCTCTGTAACCCGCCACCCGCGATACTGCGGACCATACCGGCGTAA